One Acropora palmata chromosome 2, jaAcrPala1.3, whole genome shotgun sequence genomic window carries:
- the LOC141863478 gene encoding uncharacterized protein LOC141863478, protein MWKAGYDPKAIVNDADDDDWETDPDFVNDVSEQEQRWGAKTVEGSGHHESISINDLRKGVASDHAKIKQEEQDSGPKASYGYGGKFGVQKDRIDKNVVGWDYEGKVDKHASQKDYATGFGGKYGVQKDRVDQAAVGFEYEGKTEKHESQKDYSKGFGGKYGVQKDRIDKAAVGWEYEGKTDAHASQKDYSKGFGGKYGVQKDRVDKAAVGFEYQGKTEAHASQLDHSKGFGGKFGVQKDKMDKAAVGYEYEGKTEAHASQKDHSKGFGGKFGVQKERVDKSALGFEYEGKTEAHASQKDYSKGFGGRYGVQKDRQDAAAGSYDEMQEVKSSYQTAKPRAGSGAAGNLKSKFENMAREQEEENRKRAEEEKARRLAKEQREKELNEKRHAEQQARDQEEAEEEARREAEEQARQQQAAEEEEEPQELYEEAPEPTREEEQGPTDFYEDIPTASERDEQPTDLYEELPTQEIQEGEQGQVEAGYGITATALYDYQADGNDEISFDPGDIITDIEKIDDGWWMGSCNGQRGLFPSNFVEEN, encoded by the exons AATGATGTGTCTGAACAAGAGCAGAGATGGGGCGCAAAGACAGTGGAGGGATCTGGGCACCATGAATCTATAAG tATAAATGACTTACGGAAAGGTGTGGCATCAGATCATGCTAAGATTAAGCAGG AGGAACAGGATAGTGG TCCAAAAGCATCTTATGGCTATGGAGGAAAATTTGGTGTACAAAAAGATAGAATAGATAAG AATGTGGTCGGTTGGGATTATGAAGGGAAAGTTGACAAGCATGCTTCACAAAAAG ACTATGCAACTGGTTTTGGTGGTAAATATGGAGTACAAAAGGACAGAGTTGATCAG GCAGCTGTTGGGTTTGAATATGAAGGCAAAACTGAAAAGCATGAATCACAAAAAG ATTATTCAAAAGGATTTGGAGGGAAATATGGGGTGCAGAAAGACAGAATTGATAag GCTGCAGTTGGCTGGGAATATGAAGGAAAAACCGATGCGCACGCATCACAAAAAG ATTATTCTAAAGGTTTTGGTGGAAAATATGGTGTTCAAAAGGACAGAGTCGATAAG GCTGCGGTTGGGTTTGAATATCAAGGAAAAACAGAAGCTCATGCGTCGCAACTTG ACCACTCCAAAGGATTTGGTGGCAAGTTCGGAGTGCAGAAAGACAAAATGGACAag GCAGCAGTTGGTTATGAGTACGAAGGAAAAACTGAAGCGCATGCGTCACAGAAAG ATCATTCCAAAGGATTTGGTGGAAAATTTGGAGTTCAAAAAGAGCGGGTTGACAAA TCAGCTTTGGGCTTCGAGTACGAGGGCAAAACCGAAGCACACGCATCTCAGAAAG ATTACTCCAAAGGCTTTGGCGGTAGATATGGTGTTCAAAAGGACAGACAAGATGCT GCCGCTGGCAGTTATGACGAAATGCAAGAAGTCAAATCATCTTATCAAACTGCAAAGCCTCGGGCAG GTTCTGGTGCGGCGGGTAACTTGAAatcaaagtttgaaaatatgGCAAGGGAGCAAGAAGAA GAAAACAGAAAGAGAGCAGAAGAAGAGAAGGCTCGGCGACTTGCAAAAGAACAGCGGGAGAAAGAACTCAATGAGAAAAGGCACGCCGAG CAACAAGCGCGAGACCAAGAAGAAGCCGAGGAAGAAGCTCGACGCGAAGCAGAGGAACAAGCCAGACAACAACAAGCAgctgaagaggaagaagagcCGCAGGAACTGTATGAAGAAGCTCCTGAACCAACCAGAGAAGAAGAGCAAGGGCCAACTGATTTTTATGAAGACATTCCCACCGCTTCAGAGAGAGATGAACAACCCACTGACTTGTATGAGGAGCTGCCCACACAGGAAATCCAGGAAGGGGAACAGGGACAG GTTGAAGCAGGATATGGAATCACTGCTACTGCACTGTATGACTACCAAGCAG ATGGAAACGATGAAATCTCGTTTGATCCAGGTGACATCATCACAGATATCGAGAAAATTGACGACGGCTGGTGGATGGGTAGCTGTAATGGACAGAGAGGGCTCTTCCCTTCGAATTTTGtagaagaaaattaa